A single Candidatus Cloacimonadota bacterium DNA region contains:
- a CDS encoding thiamine pyrophosphate-dependent enzyme produces MRSLKSSKENTWCIGCGNFGIFAAFRKCIQSLVDEGYSLADIVITSGIGCHGKIFDYLDISGVYGLHGRALATAQGIKIANPKLHVISFGGDGDSMGEGLEHTLFAAKRNMDITLILHNNGNYGLTTGQASPLSNIGFKGISTPNGNVERPFNAVNLLIEAGASFVARAYSANIDHLSHILHKAIIHRGFSFVEVLQPCVSYNNTYELFNNNCMILDTLPTDKAHARSLASDPDVFYLGVFHEQQLPVYHESIAIQSTSMTLAQRIQFIHNNK; encoded by the coding sequence ATGCGTAGTTTAAAAAGCTCAAAAGAAAATACATGGTGTATTGGATGTGGGAATTTTGGTATTTTTGCTGCGTTTAGAAAATGCATTCAGTCTTTGGTAGATGAAGGCTATTCGTTGGCTGATATTGTTATAACATCCGGTATAGGATGTCATGGCAAGATTTTCGATTATCTGGATATATCTGGGGTATATGGATTGCACGGAAGAGCATTGGCTACTGCTCAGGGCATCAAAATTGCAAATCCTAAGCTTCACGTTATATCGTTTGGTGGAGATGGAGATAGCATGGGTGAGGGGCTTGAACACACTTTATTTGCCGCCAAGCGTAATATGGATATAACTTTAATCTTACACAACAACGGTAATTATGGGCTTACTACCGGACAAGCTTCTCCACTTTCGAATATCGGCTTTAAAGGAATATCCACTCCAAACGGAAATGTCGAGCGTCCTTTTAATGCCGTAAACTTGTTAATAGAAGCAGGGGCAAGCTTTGTAGCTAGAGCGTACAGTGCTAATATAGATCATCTCTCTCATATCTTGCATAAGGCAATAATCCATAGAGGCTTTTCCTTTGTTGAAGTGTTACAGCCCTGTGTAAGCTATAATAATACATACGAGTTGTTTAACAACAACTGTATGATACTTGATACTTTACCTACGGATAAAGCTCATGCCAGATCGTTGGCATCAGATCCAGATGTTTTTTATTTGGGAGTATTTCATGAACAACAGCTTCCAGTATATCACGAATCAATAGCAATCCAATCGACGTCAATGACTTTAGCGCAACGAATTCAATTTATCCACAATAATAAATGA